TAAAAACAAATCCCGTAACGATGATACAAATACCGTAGGGATGCTATATCGGTAAAATAAATATACACACGAATCACCATCCCTTAGGGATGTAATGGTGGTAAAAAACTACCATCCCGTAGGGATGAAATGTTGGTAAAAACAAATCCCGCAACGATGATACAAATCCCTTAGGGATGATATATCGGTAAAACAAATACATACACGAATCACCATCCCGTAGGGATGTAATGGTGGTAAAAAACTACCATCCCGTAGTGATGATATATCGGTAAAAACAGATCCCGCAACGATGATACAAATCCCGTAGGGATGATATATCGGTAAAAACAGATCCCGCAACGATGATACAAATCCCGTAGGGATGATATATCGGTAAAACAAATACATACACGAATCACCATCCCGTAGGGATGTAATGGTGGTAAAAAACTACCATCCCGTAGGGATGATATATCGGTAAAAAACAAATCCCGTAACGATGATACAAATACCGTAGGGATGCTATATCGGTAAAATAAATATACACACGAATCACCATCCCTTAGGGATGTAATGGTGGTAAAAACAAATCCCGTAGGGATGATATATCGGTAAAAACAGATCCCGCAACGATGATACAAATCCCGTAGGGATGATATATCGGTAAAAACAGATCCCGCAACGATGATACAAATCCCGTAGGGATGATATATCGGTAAAAAACAAATCCGGTAACGATGATACAAATCCCGTAGGGATGTAATGGTGGTAAAAAACTACCATCCCGTAGGGATGATATATCGGTAAAAAACAAATCCCGTAACGATGATACAAATCCCGTAGGGATGAAATATCGGTAAAATAAATATATACACGAATCACCATCCCGTAGGGATGAAATGTTGGTAAAAACAAATCCCGTAGGGATGATACAAATCCCGTAGGGATGATATATCGGTAAAAAACAAATCCGGTAACGATGATACAAATCCCGTAGGGATGATATATCGGTAAAATAAATAAACACACGAATCACCATCCCGTAGGGATGTAATGGTGGTAAAAAACTACCATCCCGTAGGGATGATATATCGGTAATAAACAAATCCGGTAACGATGACACAAATCCCGTAGGGATGCAATATTCCGTCCCTAACTGGACTTGATAGATTTCTGTGGGTACTTTTTATAACTGTATCTTGTGTATCGGGGCAAGATTTTAACATGTAAACAATGGAGAATATTAATCAAGAATAGTTCTACATACCATATTAAATTTCAGAATCCAATGACTTAAATATATACCGCTCATCATATTCCATTTCAAATTCTTTCAACAAATCAAGATATTCTTCAATAAAAGTTCGCTTCTTATGGTGCTGTTCCTGATTCTCAATATAATTTATAATGGTTTTCAAATTTGACTTGCTATAAGAAAAAGCACCAAAACCTTCCTGCCATGTAAATTTCCCATCAACAAATCCTTTCTGATTGATCCATTTTGAACTACTACCTTTTACATCCTGCATCAAATCACTTAAGGACTGAGTAGGTCGCATTCCAAAAAGAATATGCAAATGATCCGGCATCCCATTAATTGCTAAAACTTTATGATTTTGATTTTGAATTATTCCAGTGATGTACTTATATAATTCCTCCTTCCATGTTTTCTGTATCACCCAATTTCTATTTTGGACAGCGAAAACAGTTTGAATGTGAATTTGAGTATAGGTGTTTGCCATATTTATTATAAATTTAAATGGATAAAACTACTTATTTTAAAAAATTCATGCTTAGCTATATATTTTTTACAGCCCCATTTTTAAAAAATAACCTCCGCCACCTGCTCCGCAAAGTTTGTATGCAGTGTGTTCAGTCAACCAATTTGATTTCAAATGTTCGGGGATAAATTCTGGCATGTGTTGAAGTTGAAATTGAGATATAGACTTCCAAAGTGGAAAAATCTTGTCCTGCTCTCCATTCAAAAAAGTAGTAATAATTTGTTGGTTGAATGAAAGAAAATCCGAATGGAAGGCATTTTTGAAATCGCGATTTTCCATCTTTTTTTTAAAAATTTTCACCCATAAGTGCGTATCCCTTTTTTGTCCACTATCTATTAAGGAGATTTTATAATATTTCGTTTTGAATGCAATTTCCGAAGAGATAAGAGACATTCCTTCATTGCTCAATAGAATTGGTTTTTGATGATAAATAATCAAAGGATCCAAACCAGAGCTATTGCCATGAAAAT
This window of the Saprospiraceae bacterium genome carries:
- the tnpA gene encoding IS200/IS605 family transposase is translated as MANTYTQIHIQTVFAVQNRNWVIQKTWKEELYKYITGIIQNQNHKVLAINGMPDHLHILFGMRPTQSLSDLMQDVKGSSSKWINQKGFVDGKFTWQEGFGAFSYSKSNLKTIINYIENQEQHHKKRTFIEEYLDLLKEFEMEYDERYIFKSLDSEI